A window from Patescibacteria group bacterium encodes these proteins:
- the argS gene encoding arginine--tRNA ligase: MIKEIIISEITKAVKDLFNTTADFTVSPALKFGDYASNIAMIVKNDHPSETAEQLKNKLLESKTFTETVSRVEIAGPGFLNFTINDIVLWEEIKKCETAPENKNPKTILVEYGQENIAKQMSVGHLRSNIIGQSLVNIFKFLGDKVISDNHLGDWGTQFGKLIVAFKKWGDKEKVLKDPIAELNALYVMFHQEAEMDPLLEDEARLEFKKLEDGDLENEKLWQWFRDESIKEFGKIHKRLGVSFDFMHGEAFYKEELSGIISELLEKKIATKNDDGSIMVTFPEEFSSSPLLIQKSDGATLYATRDLAAIKFYKKEFNPDMVLQCAGSEQALHFKQIYNTAQRAGWIKEGQFIHIQNGMIRLPEGKMSTRKGNVVKLEDLFNESEERTKKILEERKSEIEENEKDELIKTIATGSIIFSDLGQNREDNITFTWDKALSFDGYASPYLQYTYARARSILRKEQSKDFEFKNFSGEEERKLAFKLSLFKDEVIKSTETFHLHIIARYIFDLAQTFNNFYNTTPVINSQPEEKDLRLLLVEKTSAVIKTGLSLLNIKSPEKM; this comes from the coding sequence ATGATAAAAGAGATAATAATAAGCGAGATAACAAAAGCGGTAAAAGATCTTTTTAATACCACTGCGGATTTCACTGTTTCACCTGCTCTAAAATTCGGCGACTACGCTTCAAACATAGCGATGATTGTGAAGAATGACCACCCGAGTGAAACCGCAGAACAACTAAAAAATAAATTACTCGAATCAAAAACTTTTACGGAAACTGTTTCTCGTGTAGAAATTGCCGGACCGGGATTTTTAAATTTCACAATCAACGACATCGTCCTCTGGGAAGAAATTAAAAAATGTGAAACTGCTCCAGAAAACAAAAATCCAAAAACAATTCTTGTTGAATACGGACAAGAGAATATCGCCAAACAAATGTCTGTCGGTCACCTTAGGTCAAACATCATCGGACAATCTCTTGTAAACATTTTTAAATTTCTTGGAGACAAAGTTATCTCAGACAATCATCTTGGCGATTGGGGAACGCAGTTCGGGAAACTTATTGTCGCATTCAAAAAATGGGGAGATAAAGAAAAAGTTTTAAAAGATCCGATTGCCGAACTTAATGCGCTCTATGTGATGTTTCACCAAGAAGCCGAGATGGATCCTCTCTTAGAAGATGAAGCGCGATTGGAATTTAAAAAGCTTGAAGACGGCGACCTCGAGAATGAAAAATTATGGCAATGGTTTAGAGACGAGAGTATTAAAGAATTCGGAAAGATCCATAAACGACTTGGAGTAAGTTTTGATTTTATGCACGGTGAAGCTTTCTATAAAGAAGAACTTAGCGGGATTATAAGTGAGCTCCTAGAGAAAAAAATTGCTACTAAAAATGACGACGGTTCTATAATGGTAACCTTCCCGGAAGAATTTTCCTCGTCACCACTCTTGATCCAAAAATCCGATGGCGCCACTTTATACGCGACCCGAGACCTCGCGGCTATAAAATTTTATAAAAAAGAATTCAATCCGGATATGGTGCTCCAATGCGCCGGCTCAGAGCAGGCTCTTCACTTCAAACAGATATACAATACTGCCCAGAGGGCTGGCTGGATAAAAGAAGGTCAATTCATCCATATACAAAATGGTATGATTCGCCTACCTGAAGGGAAGATGTCCACAAGAAAAGGCAATGTCGTGAAACTTGAAGACCTCTTCAATGAGTCAGAAGAAAGAACAAAAAAAATTCTAGAAGAAAGAAAAAGCGAAATAGAAGAAAATGAAAAAGACGAGCTAATAAAAACGATAGCCACAGGATCAATAATTTTCTCAGACCTCGGACAAAATAGAGAAGACAACATAACTTTCACATGGGACAAAGCGCTGAGCTTTGATGGGTACGCATCGCCATATTTGCAATATACTTACGCCCGAGCACGATCGATCCTACGTAAAGAACAATCTAAAGATTTTGAATTTAAAAATTTCTCAGGCGAAGAAGAAAGGAAGCTCGCTTTCAAACTTTCATTGTTTAAAGATGAAGTCATCAAATCAACAGAAACGTTTCACCTTCACATCATAGCAAGATACATTTTTGACTTGGCGCAAACTTTCAACAATTTCTACAACACCACCCCTGTCATAAACTCCCAACCGGAAGAAAAAGACCTTAGGTTGCTACTCGTTGAAAAAACATCTGCCGTTATAAAAACAGGTCTCTCTCTCTTAAACATAAAGTCTCCGGAAAAAATGTAA
- a CDS encoding F0F1 ATP synthase subunit A: MELNISIAPEVVFYIKSFPVTNSLIWSFFISAFLILITLTLRFSLKMIPGRLQNCAEILIEESFSFVKSVIGSEEKAKKVFPLFCTLFVFILAANLFTFIPGQAAVTMKSGDGVISVFRAAMADYGMVLVLTIISVIIIQVVAIATHGPLGYLGKFLNFGSPLKFFLGIMDIVGELAKVLSLSFRLFGNIFAGEVLGMVMLFLVPFIAPLPFMFLGVLTAIVQAFVFATLTLVFITLASEIEPDELVEQASI, from the coding sequence ATGGAATTAAACATATCAATAGCTCCAGAAGTCGTATTCTATATAAAGTCATTTCCAGTGACGAATTCTTTGATATGGTCTTTTTTCATCAGCGCTTTTTTAATACTCATAACCCTGACACTACGCTTCTCCCTAAAGATGATCCCGGGCAGACTGCAAAACTGCGCGGAGATATTGATAGAGGAGAGCTTCTCTTTTGTTAAGTCAGTTATCGGCTCTGAGGAAAAAGCTAAGAAAGTTTTTCCATTATTTTGTACATTGTTTGTCTTTATCCTGGCGGCAAACTTATTTACCTTTATCCCCGGCCAAGCGGCAGTGACAATGAAGAGTGGAGACGGGGTGATATCCGTCTTTCGGGCCGCCATGGCCGATTACGGAATGGTACTTGTCTTAACGATAATATCTGTTATAATCATCCAAGTTGTAGCGATAGCGACACACGGGCCACTAGGCTACTTGGGGAAATTTCTAAATTTTGGAAGCCCGCTAAAGTTCTTCTTAGGGATCATGGATATTGTAGGCGAACTGGCTAAGGTACTCTCCTTGTCCTTCCGACTTTTCGGAAACATATTCGCCGGAGAGGTATTGGGGATGGTGATGCTCTTCTTAGTGCCGTTTATAGCGCCTCTTCCTTTTATGTTCCTGGGGGTGCTTACAGCCATCGTTCAGGCCTTCGTCTTTGCTACACTGACACTGGTATTCATAACTCTGGCGAGTGAGATAGAGCCAGACGAATTGGTGGAACAAGCATCAATTTAA
- the atpE gene encoding ATP synthase F0 subunit C encodes METEAVKALAAGLAIGLGAIGPAVGEGIIASKAMEAIGRNPEVSSKITPLMFVTMAITESTGIYALVITLIILFG; translated from the coding sequence ATGGAGACAGAAGCAGTAAAGGCACTAGCAGCAGGTTTGGCGATCGGACTAGGAGCCATCGGGCCAGCGGTTGGAGAAGGAATCATTGCCTCTAAGGCAATGGAAGCGATCGGGCGAAATCCTGAGGTAAGTAGTAAGATCACACCGCTCATGTTCGTAACTATGGCGATCACCGAATCAACAGGTATCTACGCGCTAGTGATTACATTGATAATTTTATTTGGTTAA
- the atpF gene encoding F0F1 ATP synthase subunit B — MELLKAFGVNYKILIAQLLNFAVLFFVLYKLGYKPIFKFLEDRKDRIKNGLEMADKAETRLNEAEEEKKAIIINSKKEASDIISKADKLAREKKDEMISKAKEEIRLAVDQEKERMKGERNQIVREIKNEITDLIAIAVEKIMEEKVDIRQDKAIIDKVINSK; from the coding sequence ATGGAGCTTTTAAAAGCATTTGGAGTAAATTATAAAATACTAATAGCGCAATTATTAAATTTCGCTGTGTTGTTTTTTGTTTTATATAAACTGGGTTATAAGCCGATATTTAAATTCCTTGAAGATAGAAAAGATAGAATTAAAAACGGGCTAGAGATGGCAGACAAGGCAGAGACTCGCTTAAACGAAGCGGAAGAAGAAAAAAAGGCGATAATCATCAATTCAAAAAAAGAAGCGTCTGACATAATATCAAAAGCTGATAAATTGGCCAGAGAAAAGAAAGATGAAATGATAAGCAAAGCAAAAGAAGAGATTAGACTGGCGGTTGACCAAGAGAAAGAAAGAATGAAAGGAGAGAGAAATCAAATAGTAAGAGAGATCAAAAATGAGATAACTGACTTAATAGCAATTGCCGTAGAAAAAATAATGGAAGAAAAAGTTGATATAAGACAAGATAAAGCAATCATCGATAAAGTTATAAATAGCAAATAA
- the atpH gene encoding ATP synthase F1 subunit delta: MKITPKEYAVGLFNSAYGKDEDEVKNIINKFVDLLIKNNDLSKAGKIYDIFSSLWNKAEGIVESEVTTAKKLDKESIESLKNFLIKQSKAKKMIIREKIDKNILGGMIVRYNDKILDRSLKTKIKNLSNSIKG; this comes from the coding sequence ATGAAAATTACTCCTAAAGAATATGCCGTTGGATTATTTAATTCTGCCTACGGGAAAGATGAAGACGAGGTTAAAAATATCATAAATAAATTTGTTGATCTTCTTATTAAAAATAACGACTTGTCAAAAGCCGGCAAGATATATGATATATTCTCATCTTTATGGAATAAAGCAGAAGGAATTGTAGAGTCTGAAGTTACAACAGCGAAAAAGTTAGACAAAGAGTCAATCGAGTCATTAAAAAATTTTTTGATAAAACAATCAAAAGCAAAAAAGATGATAATAAGAGAGAAAATTGATAAGAATATATTAGGAGGGATGATAGTCAGATACAACGATAAGATATTGGACAGAAGCTTAAAGACAAAAATTAAAAATTTAAGTAATTCTATTAAAGGCTAG